The Spirochaetaceae bacterium genome has a segment encoding these proteins:
- the cas2 gene encoding CRISPR-associated endonuclease Cas2 has translation MEEHLFIVAYDIADPRRWRKVFKLMNGYGAWVQLSVFQCRMNRRRQAELVAKLDGLIDHREDHVVLVDVGVADTTEPRVTSLGKPFHPLTREPVIV, from the coding sequence ATGGAAGAGCACCTATTCATCGTCGCTTATGACATCGCCGATCCGCGCCGCTGGAGAAAGGTCTTCAAGCTGATGAACGGCTACGGCGCTTGGGTCCAGCTTTCCGTATTCCAGTGTCGGATGAACCGCCGCCGCCAAGCCGAACTGGTTGCCAAACTCGACGGTCTGATAGACCATAGGGAGGATCACGTGGTGCTTGTCGACGTCGGTGTCGCCGACACCACGGAGCCGCGGGTGACCAGTCTGGGCAAGCCCTTTCACCCGCTGACGCGGGAGCCCGTCATCGTATGA